In Halobaculum magnesiiphilum, the following proteins share a genomic window:
- a CDS encoding aminoglycoside N(3)-acetyltransferase — protein MSEREVVERTEAPRSTDGLRADLRDLGVTPGETALVHSSLSAIGWVAGGVPTVVDALLGAVTEDGTIAVPTHSTQLSDPTDWENPPVPDDWIETIRAEGAPYRPELTPTRGMGAIPECLRDYPGARRSRHPTTSFAAWGADAEAVTADHAYDSPMGEDSPLARLYERDALIVRVGVDANTSLHLAEYRADYGGDPETNGGPVLVDGEREWVEFTEPESRDDFREIEAAFEAEHGSEVWRGRVGDAEATVCRMRPLVDFAAEWMEANR, from the coding sequence ATGAGCGAACGCGAGGTCGTCGAGCGCACCGAGGCGCCGCGTTCGACCGACGGGCTGCGGGCGGACCTGCGCGACCTGGGTGTGACGCCCGGCGAAACCGCGCTCGTCCACTCGTCGCTGTCGGCGATCGGGTGGGTCGCCGGCGGCGTGCCGACGGTCGTCGACGCGCTGCTGGGTGCGGTGACGGAGGACGGGACGATCGCGGTGCCGACGCACTCGACCCAGTTGTCCGACCCGACCGACTGGGAGAACCCGCCCGTTCCCGACGACTGGATCGAGACGATCCGCGCGGAGGGGGCACCGTACCGGCCCGAACTGACCCCGACGCGGGGGATGGGCGCGATCCCGGAATGCCTGCGCGACTACCCCGGCGCACGCCGCAGCCGCCATCCGACCACGTCCTTCGCCGCGTGGGGAGCCGACGCCGAGGCGGTGACGGCGGATCACGCGTACGACTCGCCGATGGGGGAGGACTCGCCGCTGGCGCGGCTGTACGAGCGCGACGCGCTGATCGTCCGGGTCGGCGTCGACGCGAACACGTCCCTCCATCTCGCGGAGTACCGCGCCGACTACGGCGGGGACCCCGAGACGAACGGCGGGCCGGTGCTCGTCGACGGCGAGCGCGAGTGGGTCGAGTTCACCGAGCCCGAGTCGCGCGACGACTTCCGGGAGATCGAGGCGGCGTTCGAGGCCGAGCACGGGTCGGAGGTGTGGCGGGGCCGCGTCGGCGACGCGGAGGCGACGGTCTGTCGGATGCGGCCGCTCGTCGACTTCGCGGCCGAGTGGATGGAAGCGAATCGCTGA
- a CDS encoding ATP-binding protein, translating to MIRDRGVRLFPPALATAILGLAIGHVLIDEDPFWIELAEASILLVFAGVLAFVAVRVRREQLPNERVARIVATSLGAGVVVGGLSAVYAVSRHASGEPVTEGWLVLSIGWSLGTSSGGLVGYYVERVRAERAAQEQLTGRLTVLQRVLRHNIRNEVSIIRGVADSAAESADQADVESDLRTLIDHVDRVHELSEKAQTLADLWNVDESVETDLAAVAREEVRRFHEEHPEIDLRASIPEHAAAVVHPSAGTAIREALDNAVRHNDDAVAITLTVAEEGKWTTVTVVDDGSHIPSEELDALAKLQEFPLKHVSGLGLWVIYWVVELSDGRLTIENRDPRGVRVELRFRSRRHARRDRNGVRGT from the coding sequence GTGATACGGGATCGAGGCGTCCGGCTGTTCCCACCTGCGCTGGCGACGGCGATCCTCGGTCTCGCGATCGGCCACGTTCTGATCGACGAGGACCCGTTCTGGATCGAACTCGCGGAGGCGTCGATCCTCCTGGTGTTCGCCGGGGTACTCGCGTTCGTCGCCGTTCGCGTCCGTCGCGAGCAGCTCCCGAACGAGCGCGTGGCCCGAATCGTCGCGACGAGCCTCGGTGCCGGCGTCGTCGTCGGCGGGCTGTCCGCGGTGTACGCCGTCTCCCGCCACGCCAGCGGCGAGCCCGTCACGGAGGGATGGTTGGTCCTCTCGATCGGCTGGAGCCTGGGGACGAGTTCGGGCGGGCTCGTCGGCTACTACGTCGAACGGGTTCGCGCCGAACGGGCGGCTCAAGAGCAGTTGACGGGACGGCTCACCGTCCTCCAGCGGGTCCTCCGACACAACATCCGCAACGAGGTGAGCATCATTCGGGGGGTCGCCGACTCGGCCGCGGAGTCGGCGGACCAGGCCGATGTCGAGTCGGACCTTCGGACGCTGATCGACCACGTCGACCGGGTCCACGAGCTCTCCGAGAAGGCGCAGACGCTCGCGGACCTGTGGAACGTCGACGAGTCCGTCGAGACGGACCTGGCGGCCGTCGCGCGCGAGGAGGTGCGCCGCTTTCACGAGGAGCACCCCGAGATCGATCTTCGCGCGTCGATCCCGGAACACGCCGCCGCCGTCGTCCACCCGTCGGCCGGGACGGCGATCCGCGAGGCGCTGGACAACGCCGTCCGGCACAACGACGACGCGGTCGCCATCACCCTCACCGTCGCCGAGGAGGGGAAGTGGACGACCGTGACGGTGGTCGACGACGGGTCACACATCCCGAGCGAGGAGCTCGACGCGCTCGCGAAGCTGCAGGAGTTCCCGCTCAAGCACGTCAGCGGACTGGGGCTGTGGGTCATCTACTGGGTCGTGGAGCTCTCGGACGGCCGGCTGACCATCGAGAACCGCGACCCCCGGGGGGTCCGCGTCGAGCTCCGGTTCCGATCGCGACGGCACGCTCGCCGGGACCGCAACGGCGTCCGGGGGACGTGA
- a CDS encoding 2Fe-2S iron-sulfur cluster-binding protein, producing MAEYTVEFVGTGETIEVSDKQTILNACIEEGIAQEYSCRVGMCLACTAEIVEGEVAQQAAVARALTEEEAEDYALTCMARAQSDLKLDRGKYPPSIEDDAAATAGAAADDD from the coding sequence ATGGCCGAGTACACCGTGGAGTTCGTCGGCACCGGCGAGACCATCGAGGTGTCCGACAAGCAGACGATCCTGAACGCCTGCATCGAGGAGGGCATCGCGCAGGAGTACTCCTGCCGGGTCGGGATGTGTCTGGCGTGCACCGCCGAGATCGTCGAGGGGGAGGTGGCCCAGCAGGCGGCCGTCGCCCGCGCGCTCACCGAGGAGGAGGCCGAGGACTACGCGCTCACCTGCATGGCGCGCGCGCAGTCGGACCTGAAGCTCGACCGCGGCAAGTACCCGCCGAGCATCGAGGACGACGCCGCCGCGACCGCCGGCGCCGCCGCTGACGACGACTGA